The following coding sequences are from one Malaciobacter pacificus window:
- a CDS encoding c-type cytochrome, which translates to MNSLLKISLSTLALSTLTFAQTTMCFKENHTNLMTLEKVALDGGECNSQYSLTDMKNSGWRVDDIKINNNNYIYILKKGTTSTAFVNTNTNISQEELEKRVLAKLEAKQAQEKKEKEIEEKIMKAQRGQELYENKCQSCHGKKGELEPGLSVAINTLSEEDILELMDGYKRGTYSKGNPYQMRAYATTTTEEDTINIFNYLQSLK; encoded by the coding sequence ATGAATAGCCTATTAAAAATATCACTCTCAACTTTAGCTTTATCAACTCTTACTTTTGCACAAACAACAATGTGTTTTAAAGAGAATCACACAAATCTTATGACTTTAGAAAAAGTAGCACTAGATGGTGGTGAATGTAATTCTCAATACTCATTAACAGATATGAAAAATAGTGGTTGGAGAGTTGATGATATAAAAATAAATAATAACAACTATATCTATATTCTTAAAAAAGGAACAACTTCTACAGCATTTGTAAATACAAACACTAATATATCTCAAGAAGAGTTAGAAAAAAGAGTTTTAGCTAAACTTGAAGCAAAACAAGCTCAAGAGAAAAAAGAAAAAGAGATAGAAGAAAAGATCATGAAAGCTCAAAGAGGTCAAGAACTTTATGAAAATAAATGTCAAAGTTGTCATGGGAAAAAAGGAGAATTAGAACCTGGACTTTCAGTAGCAATTAATACATTATCTGAAGAAGACATTCTTGAATTGATGGATGGATATAAAAGAGGTACTTATAGTAAAGGTAATCCATATCAAATGAGAGCCTATGCAACTACAACAACAGAAGAAGATACAATAAATATCTTTAACTATCTACAATCTTTAAAATAA
- a CDS encoding dihydroneopterin aldolase, producing the protein MRVHIEDLTFKCIIGLLPFERVNKQRIIINLSFDYDYSADYFIDYSEVSTLIKKEIKKKKFELLEDAIIHIETLLYKLYKINNLKLKITKPDILKDCLVSLSNYK; encoded by the coding sequence ATGAGAGTACATATTGAAGATTTAACATTTAAATGTATTATTGGCTTATTGCCATTTGAAAGAGTAAATAAACAAAGAATAATCATAAATCTATCTTTTGATTATGATTATTCAGCTGATTATTTTATTGATTATTCTGAAGTTTCTACTCTTATAAAAAAAGAGATAAAAAAGAAAAAATTTGAACTTTTAGAAGATGCAATAATTCATATAGAAACTCTACTATACAAACTGTATAAAATAAATAACCTAAAACTAAAAATAACAAAGCCAGATATTTTAAAAGATTGTTTAGTTTCATTATCAAATTACAAATAA
- the nadA gene encoding quinolinate synthase NadA: MNLKEEIIKLKEELDVTLVAHFYQRDEVFDLADITGDSLELAKKAIATDSKFIVFCGVGFMGESVKVMDTSKRVLMPKIACCAMARMIDEGYYEQNLKTMNEAGISNDDILPITYINSSAAVKARVGQMGGLVCTSSNAYKIIEKGLESGKKIFFVPDRCLGQNFAKQMGLKSAVVGDGTDLKEADIICYNGFCSVHQQFNVEDIEFYREKYPDILVAVHPECDPSVCDAADFVGSTSQLITYIKDLPLEQKVVVGTEFNMVNRLREKNTYILSSTKPECPTMNETTLEDVYRTLKSIKEDNISKENEIFVSEDTAKWAKVALERMFEV; the protein is encoded by the coding sequence TTGAATTTAAAAGAAGAGATTATAAAGTTAAAAGAAGAGTTAGACGTAACTTTAGTAGCACACTTTTATCAAAGAGATGAAGTGTTTGATTTAGCTGATATTACAGGAGACTCATTAGAACTTGCTAAAAAAGCAATTGCAACGGACTCAAAATTTATTGTATTTTGTGGTGTTGGTTTTATGGGAGAGAGTGTTAAAGTAATGGATACCTCAAAAAGAGTTCTTATGCCAAAAATTGCATGTTGTGCAATGGCAAGAATGATTGATGAAGGTTACTATGAACAAAACTTGAAAACTATGAATGAAGCAGGAATATCAAATGATGATATTCTACCTATTACATATATCAACTCAAGTGCTGCTGTTAAAGCAAGAGTTGGTCAAATGGGTGGATTAGTTTGTACTTCATCAAATGCTTATAAAATCATTGAAAAAGGTTTAGAATCTGGTAAAAAGATTTTCTTTGTTCCAGATAGATGTTTAGGTCAAAACTTTGCAAAACAAATGGGGCTTAAGTCTGCAGTTGTTGGAGATGGAACGGATTTAAAAGAAGCTGATATTATCTGTTATAATGGATTTTGTTCTGTTCACCAGCAGTTCAATGTTGAAGATATTGAATTTTATAGAGAAAAATATCCTGATATTTTAGTTGCTGTTCATCCTGAGTGTGACCCAAGTGTTTGTGATGCAGCTGATTTTGTAGGTTCTACTTCGCAACTTATTACTTATATCAAAGATTTACCACTTGAACAAAAAGTAGTAGTTGGTACGGAGTTTAATATGGTAAATAGATTAAGAGAAAAAAATACATATATCTTAAGCTCAACTAAACCTGAATGTCCAACTATGAATGAGACAACACTTGAAGATGTTTATAGAACATTAAAATCAATAAAAGAAGATAATATTTCAAAAGAGAATGAAATATTTGTTAGTGAAGATACAGCAAAATGGGCAAAAGTTGCTTTAGAAAGGATGTTTGAAGTATGA
- the plsY gene encoding glycerol-3-phosphate 1-O-acyltransferase PlsY, translating to MDFLTNTNVLFLVAAYLVGSIPFGLILAKTFADVDIKSAGSKSIGATNVLRVVKETNPSLAKKLGIATVILDALKGTVVILIAMAYGVSDSTLWGIAVLSVLGHCYSIYLGLEGGKGVATGLGVYIALIPIATLIGAAVWIICAKVLKISSLSSLLGLTAVIISASFINDGLNVGSNVPMYLIAFIIYYKHIPNIVRLIKGQEGKVI from the coding sequence ATGGATTTTTTAACAAATACAAATGTACTGTTTTTAGTTGCTGCTTACTTAGTTGGGTCAATCCCATTTGGTCTTATCTTAGCAAAAACATTTGCAGATGTTGATATAAAAAGTGCAGGAAGTAAAAGTATTGGTGCTACAAATGTATTAAGGGTTGTAAAAGAAACAAATCCTAGCTTAGCTAAGAAACTTGGAATTGCTACAGTTATACTTGATGCTTTAAAAGGAACAGTTGTAATTTTAATAGCTATGGCTTATGGTGTTAGTGATTCTACACTTTGGGGAATTGCAGTTCTATCTGTATTAGGGCACTGTTATTCTATATACTTAGGATTAGAAGGTGGAAAAGGTGTTGCAACTGGACTTGGTGTTTATATTGCTCTTATACCAATTGCTACATTAATAGGAGCTGCTGTTTGGATAATATGTGCAAAAGTTCTAAAAATATCTTCACTATCTTCACTTCTTGGATTAACTGCCGTTATCATAAGTGCAAGTTTTATAAATGATGGATTAAATGTTGGTTCTAATGTACCTATGTATTTAATTGCGTTTATAATATACTACAAACATATTCCAAATATTGTAAGACTTATAAAAGGTCAAGAGGGAAAAGTAATCTAA
- a CDS encoding Opr family porin, translated as MKKISLVACGLLLSSSMAFGANSIDEAFKSGTVSGTLTAYGLVHDGKGGEADSDGGYTNAALAYETGSYMGLSAKMGFIGGHAFADGELENDALMTEAYIKYATDGFALSVGRQAIDLEWLGDYNESVVAAITAIPDTILVLGYVNQQAAADEDEIGNFDEITEDGAYVVDVKYSGIEGVELNPYFYSAPDVAEFYGLKASYSNDMFGIVGQYAASSEDVGEDGSIAHIELSTTVAGVALAAGYSETDKDAGMGSITAYGDNLTPFDNGDQQYMTDSETYYGSIGYAIGSADVGVLFGESDTAAGDYAELNVYGSYGLTDSLSLGLLFVDYDKDGSSDEDYKEYSATLSYSF; from the coding sequence ATGAAAAAAATTAGCTTAGTAGCTTGTGGTTTATTATTATCATCTTCAATGGCATTTGGTGCTAACTCAATTGATGAAGCATTTAAATCAGGAACTGTGTCTGGAACATTAACTGCATACGGACTAGTTCATGATGGAAAAGGTGGTGAAGCTGATTCTGATGGTGGTTATACAAATGCTGCATTAGCTTATGAAACTGGTTCATACATGGGACTAAGTGCTAAAATGGGATTCATTGGTGGTCATGCTTTTGCTGATGGCGAATTAGAAAATGATGCTTTAATGACTGAAGCTTATATTAAATATGCAACTGATGGATTTGCATTATCTGTTGGTAGACAAGCAATTGATTTAGAGTGGTTAGGTGATTATAATGAGTCTGTAGTTGCAGCAATTACAGCTATTCCTGATACTATATTAGTATTAGGTTATGTTAATCAACAAGCAGCAGCTGATGAAGATGAAATTGGTAACTTTGATGAAATTACTGAAGATGGTGCATACGTTGTTGACGTTAAATATAGTGGAATTGAGGGTGTTGAATTAAATCCTTATTTCTATTCTGCACCAGATGTTGCTGAGTTTTATGGTTTAAAAGCTTCATATTCAAATGATATGTTTGGCATTGTAGGACAATATGCAGCTTCAAGTGAAGATGTAGGTGAAGATGGTTCAATTGCACATATTGAATTAAGTACAACAGTTGCTGGTGTTGCATTAGCTGCAGGGTACTCTGAAACTGATAAAGATGCAGGAATGGGATCAATTACAGCTTATGGTGATAACTTAACTCCATTTGATAATGGTGACCAACAATATATGACTGATTCTGAAACTTACTATGGTTCAATTGGTTATGCAATTGGTTCAGCTGATGTAGGTGTATTATTTGGTGAATCTGATACAGCTGCTGGTGATTACGCTGAGTTAAATGTATATGGTTCATATGGATTAACTGATTCATTATCTTTAGGATTATTATTTGTTGATTATGACAAAGATGGTTCATCTGATGAAGATTATAAAGAGTACTCAGCTACTTTATCTTACTCATTCTAA
- a CDS encoding PD-(D/E)XK nuclease family protein produces the protein MQFKKKLLVFPTHRSIRTYLSKEKENNKLLPFCITIDEFLKKSITLSGKKYCEEEQRVLFLNEAIKNTNISKLGISSEFSNFLKQSDYIYRFLLEISSEKIDIEKIKSVDTYEFYIEHLSILEKIKHNYEEILGKENFVDRINLSKFYKINKRFINKFDCIELYFEGYFTKIEFDIIEKISSQKELSINFYSNDYNKKSISIFNDIFDYEFKSNYEYKINLTKKEIINEIETKKVVDNFSIKGFSSRLNQIAFIKNSIVDAVNSGINPSNIAVVLPDENFAQTIQLFDNEKYFNYAMGKSIKNHKLYQISHAIHSYISDDEVKHVKNLEYLGIKKEIIDETIKKVWKHNCSKDLLEIITTYIKNFENNDEVLEKFNELLYKLNILIFSTTNKILVKDVFKVLLQKISSITLDDVNSGKITVLGLLETRAVAFDCVIICDFNEDYIPKKSVKDKFLSTNIKQNVGLPTSSDRESLQKYYYKRLCDSTKRIYISYVKNDTSQISRFANELFDDKINSKNEDNSYKHILYNNHSISYLNEEIIDKIDLSKFTWSATSFKTYLECKRKFYLNYILKIKEHDISLKPKSYELGNIIHNILEEYYNQDFRDFSIIEELFNKYKTSNAFLTLDLEIWKKKLYKFYELDNKRLETRKIVGLEKQFNSTFDGIKIKGTIDRIDKYEDRYEVLDYKTSSSLKVDSIKTSENSKDFQLEFYYIAMNDIYKTDKIDCFYYDLSTNSLKQEVALDRKLELLSQKFDEIKEISKKEISFTKCEEKSTCQYCQYKIICDRE, from the coding sequence ATGCAATTTAAAAAAAAACTGCTAGTATTTCCCACTCATAGGTCCATAAGGACCTATCTTTCAAAAGAAAAAGAAAATAATAAATTACTTCCATTTTGTATTACAATTGACGAGTTTTTAAAAAAGTCAATTACTCTAAGTGGAAAAAAATATTGTGAAGAAGAGCAAAGAGTTCTATTTTTAAATGAAGCAATAAAAAATACTAATATTTCTAAACTTGGAATATCAAGTGAATTTTCAAATTTTTTAAAACAAAGTGATTATATATATAGATTTCTTTTAGAAATCTCTAGTGAGAAAATTGATATTGAAAAGATAAAATCAGTTGATACTTATGAATTCTATATTGAGCATTTAAGTATATTAGAAAAAATTAAACACAATTATGAAGAAATCTTAGGAAAAGAGAATTTTGTTGATAGAATTAATTTATCTAAATTTTATAAAATTAACAAAAGATTTATTAATAAATTTGATTGTATTGAATTATATTTTGAAGGATATTTTACAAAAATAGAGTTTGATATAATTGAAAAAATTTCATCACAAAAAGAACTTTCAATAAACTTTTACTCAAATGATTACAATAAAAAATCAATTTCAATTTTTAATGATATCTTTGATTATGAGTTTAAAAGCAATTATGAATATAAAATAAATCTTACAAAAAAAGAGATAATTAATGAAATAGAAACAAAAAAAGTTGTAGATAATTTTTCAATAAAAGGATTTAGTTCAAGATTAAATCAAATTGCATTCATAAAAAACTCAATAGTTGATGCTGTAAATAGTGGAATTAATCCATCAAACATTGCAGTAGTTTTACCTGATGAAAATTTTGCCCAAACTATACAATTATTTGATAATGAGAAGTACTTTAACTACGCAATGGGTAAGTCTATTAAAAATCATAAATTATATCAAATATCACACGCCATTCACTCTTATATTAGTGATGATGAAGTTAAGCATGTAAAAAATTTAGAATATTTAGGTATAAAAAAAGAGATTATTGATGAGACTATTAAAAAGGTTTGGAAACATAATTGTTCAAAAGATTTACTTGAAATTATCACAACATATATAAAAAATTTTGAAAACAATGATGAAGTTTTAGAAAAATTTAATGAATTACTTTATAAGTTAAATATACTAATTTTTAGTACAACAAACAAGATTTTAGTAAAAGATGTATTTAAAGTATTACTACAAAAGATATCATCAATAACTTTAGATGATGTAAATTCAGGGAAAATCACAGTTTTAGGATTATTAGAGACAAGAGCAGTAGCTTTTGATTGTGTTATTATTTGTGATTTTAATGAAGACTATATTCCTAAAAAATCAGTAAAAGATAAATTTTTATCTACAAATATTAAGCAAAATGTTGGATTACCTACAAGTAGTGATAGAGAATCATTACAAAAATATTACTACAAAAGGTTATGTGATTCTACAAAAAGAATTTATATCTCTTATGTGAAAAATGACACAAGTCAAATATCAAGATTTGCAAATGAATTGTTTGATGATAAAATTAATTCAAAAAATGAAGATAATAGCTATAAACACATTTTATATAATAATCATTCAATATCATATTTAAATGAAGAGATTATAGATAAAATAGATTTAAGCAAATTTACTTGGTCTGCAACTTCATTTAAAACATATTTAGAGTGTAAAAGAAAATTTTATTTAAATTATATTTTAAAAATAAAAGAACACGATATATCTTTAAAACCTAAAAGTTATGAATTAGGTAATATCATTCACAATATTTTAGAAGAGTATTATAATCAAGATTTTAGAGATTTTTCTATAATTGAAGAACTGTTTAATAAATATAAAACATCAAATGCTTTTTTAACTTTAGATTTAGAAATATGGAAAAAGAAACTATACAAATTTTATGAATTAGATAATAAAAGACTAGAAACTAGAAAAATTGTTGGTTTAGAAAAGCAGTTCAATTCTACTTTTGATGGAATAAAAATAAAAGGCACAATAGATAGAATTGATAAATATGAAGATAGATATGAAGTTTTAGATTATAAAACTTCTAGTTCTTTAAAGGTTGATTCTATAAAAACATCTGAAAATAGTAAAGATTTTCAATTGGAATTTTATTATATAGCGATGAATGATATCTATAAAACTGATAAAATAGATTGTTTTTATTATGATCTTTCAACAAATAGTTTGAAACAAGAAGTTGCCCTTGATAGAAAACTAGAATTATTAAGTCAAAAATTTGATGAAATTAAAGAGATATCTAAAAAAGAGATTAGTTTCACGAAATGTGAAGAAAAATCTACTTGCCAATACTGTCAATATAAAATAATATGTGATAGAGAATAG
- a CDS encoding porin — MKKIAKLSLVASLAVAGLTTTASAESLAQAFADSKVKGEIRAQYFAEDYEAAAGKKDSNISVFGGSLGIKTGSFYGLTAGATFYTSHVINKDDESNITIKDEDASGSVLGEAYLAYTMDNSSIKVGRQHLKTPLLGNSSSRLIKDSFEAITFVNTDLPQTTIVLGYVDKMSTRTDRNGNPGEFDQVSKDGAYTILVNNKSIENLDLTAQYASVQDDKDINLMFLEAAYKLGAVKVSGEYLTSENETTNLDGQMLGLKVDAKLADLSLTAAYTTTDDETNLEYGLGEGSYSTYTKLTAGSGKKGYLADTDAYMIKAAYKIADLKLGAAYANYDAKAANKEYDESEINASYKFTKNASVKVSHSMFGKDETKDSETRVNLSYKF; from the coding sequence ATGAAAAAAATCGCAAAATTAAGTTTAGTAGCTTCATTAGCAGTTGCTGGATTAACAACTACAGCATCAGCTGAATCTTTAGCGCAAGCATTCGCTGATTCAAAAGTAAAAGGAGAAATTAGAGCTCAATACTTTGCAGAAGATTATGAAGCAGCAGCTGGTAAAAAAGATAGTAATATCAGCGTATTTGGTGGTAGCTTAGGAATTAAAACAGGTTCATTCTATGGATTAACTGCTGGAGCAACATTTTATACATCACACGTAATCAACAAAGATGATGAAAGTAATATTACAATTAAAGATGAAGATGCATCTGGTTCTGTTTTAGGTGAAGCTTACTTAGCATATACAATGGATAATTCATCAATCAAAGTTGGTAGACAACACTTAAAAACTCCATTATTAGGGAACTCTAGTTCAAGATTAATTAAAGACTCTTTTGAAGCAATTACATTTGTTAATACAGATTTACCACAAACTACTATCGTGTTAGGTTATGTTGATAAAATGTCTACAAGAACAGATAGAAATGGTAACCCAGGTGAATTTGATCAAGTATCTAAAGATGGTGCATACACAATCTTAGTTAATAATAAATCAATTGAAAACTTAGATTTAACAGCTCAATACGCATCTGTTCAAGATGATAAAGATATTAACTTAATGTTCTTAGAAGCTGCGTATAAATTAGGTGCTGTAAAAGTTTCTGGAGAATACTTAACTTCTGAAAATGAAACAACAAATTTAGATGGTCAAATGTTAGGTTTAAAAGTTGATGCAAAATTAGCTGATCTTTCTTTAACTGCTGCATATACAACTACTGATGATGAAACAAACTTAGAGTATGGTTTAGGCGAAGGTTCATACAGTACTTATACTAAGTTAACTGCTGGTTCTGGTAAAAAAGGATATTTAGCTGATACTGATGCATATATGATTAAAGCTGCATATAAAATTGCTGATTTAAAATTAGGTGCTGCATACGCAAACTACGATGCTAAAGCTGCAAATAAAGAGTATGATGAATCAGAAATTAATGCATCATACAAATTTACTAAAAATGCATCTGTAAAAGTTAGTCACTCTATGTTTGGTAAAGATGAGACTAAAGATTCTGAAACAAGAGTTAACTTATCTTACAAATTCTAA
- the prfB gene encoding peptide chain release factor 2 codes for MDAYEYSELIKLLNTKLKNIEGILKPDELNRRLKEIETLEADQNFWNDVENATKIGIEKNRILSKLSKFNKANEALSGTNDLYELATIEKDEDTFELLYEEANELGELIKSTEISVMLSNPDDSSNAIVSIHPGAGGTESQDWASMLYRMYLRWAERRDFKVELLDYQAGDEAGIKDVSFIIKGENAYGYMKAENGIHRLVRISPFDSNAKRHTSFASVMVSPEIDDNIDIEIEDKDIRIDTYRASGAGGQHVNKTESAIRITHIETGIVVQCQNDRSQHKNKASAMKMLKSRLYELELEKQQADKDGVEKSEIGWGHQIRSYVLQPYQQIKDTRSNIGYSNVEAILDGDITKVIEDVLIATSTK; via the coding sequence ATGGATGCATACGAATATAGTGAATTAATCAAACTATTAAATACTAAACTAAAAAATATCGAAGGTATTTTAAAACCTGATGAGCTAAATAGAAGACTAAAAGAGATTGAAACTTTAGAAGCTGATCAAAACTTTTGGAATGATGTTGAAAATGCCACTAAAATAGGTATTGAAAAGAATAGAATATTATCAAAACTTTCAAAGTTTAATAAAGCAAACGAAGCTTTAAGTGGAACTAATGATTTATATGAATTAGCTACTATTGAAAAAGATGAAGATACATTTGAATTACTTTATGAAGAAGCAAATGAATTAGGAGAACTAATAAAATCTACAGAAATCTCTGTAATGTTAAGTAATCCAGATGATAGTTCAAATGCAATTGTTTCTATTCATCCAGGTGCTGGAGGTACTGAATCGCAAGATTGGGCTAGTATGCTTTATAGGATGTACCTAAGATGGGCTGAAAGACGTGATTTCAAAGTTGAACTACTTGATTATCAAGCTGGTGATGAGGCTGGTATAAAAGATGTTTCATTTATCATCAAAGGTGAAAATGCTTATGGTTATATGAAAGCAGAAAATGGTATTCACAGACTTGTTAGAATCTCTCCTTTTGATTCAAATGCAAAAAGACATACATCGTTTGCTTCAGTTATGGTAAGTCCTGAGATTGATGATAATATTGATATTGAAATTGAAGATAAAGATATTAGAATCGATACATATAGAGCAAGTGGAGCTGGTGGGCAACATGTTAATAAAACTGAAAGTGCTATTAGAATAACACATATTGAAACAGGTATTGTAGTACAGTGTCAAAATGATAGATCTCAACACAAAAATAAAGCAAGTGCAATGAAAATGCTTAAATCAAGACTATATGAACTAGAACTTGAAAAACAACAAGCAGATAAAGATGGTGTTGAAAAAAGTGAAATTGGATGGGGGCATCAAATTAGATCTTATGTTTTACAACCTTATCAACAAATCAAAGATACAAGAAGTAATATTGGGTATTCAAATGTAGAAGCAATTTTAGATGGGGATATTACAAAAGTAATAGAGGATGTTTTAATAGCAACATCGACTAAATAA
- a CDS encoding major outer membrane protein: MKKIAKMSLVAAVAVAGFSTTASAGALEDAIKNTSILGYATYRYDDRSIDNTNFTDTKGKTLEDGTVVADGNEDDYNNTTNNKHKIAVGLISKINDDLSYTYVGAVTGTSDTTSEGVDYMGGNFYTVYSYFTYTGINNLTINVGQQTINTPQTDTYDDIGQTQEGTGITAVANVGPVTLVGGFMNQTKLSGEGVDVATGAEDLAVVAVMTKLGGVALDANFIDLKDFAESYTFGAKTSLDLGGVSLSPYARYTSLELDSGEEQALYYVGTKLKAGAFGANVSYTATGKDGGLVAFDDDAEAVNQGWALNLNTLDVEGDMIKLNASYAITSSISAAINHNMMNNDTTDLDSDETYGQLTWKPSKNFYAYARYGVVNQENAGAADTEAQRGRLHFTYMF, from the coding sequence ATGAAAAAAATCGCAAAAATGAGTTTAGTAGCTGCAGTAGCTGTAGCTGGATTTTCTACAACTGCATCTGCAGGTGCATTAGAGGATGCAATTAAAAATACATCTATCTTAGGTTATGCAACTTATAGATATGATGATAGATCTATTGATAACACAAACTTTACAGATACAAAAGGTAAAACATTAGAAGATGGTACTGTTGTAGCTGATGGTAATGAAGACGACTACAACAATACAACAAACAATAAACACAAAATTGCTGTTGGTTTAATTTCTAAAATCAATGATGATTTATCATATACTTATGTTGGAGCAGTAACTGGAACTTCAGATACTACATCAGAAGGTGTTGACTACATGGGTGGTAACTTCTACACAGTATACAGTTACTTCACATATACAGGTATTAATAACTTAACAATCAATGTTGGTCAACAAACTATTAATACTCCACAAACTGATACTTATGATGATATTGGTCAAACTCAAGAGGGTACTGGTATTACTGCTGTAGCTAACGTTGGTCCTGTTACATTAGTTGGTGGATTTATGAACCAAACTAAATTATCTGGTGAAGGTGTAGATGTAGCAACTGGAGCTGAAGATTTAGCAGTTGTTGCCGTTATGACTAAACTTGGTGGAGTTGCATTAGATGCTAACTTTATTGATTTAAAAGATTTTGCTGAATCTTACACATTTGGTGCTAAAACATCTTTAGATTTAGGTGGAGTTTCATTATCTCCATATGCTAGATATACTTCATTAGAATTAGATTCAGGTGAAGAGCAAGCGTTATACTATGTAGGTACTAAATTAAAAGCTGGTGCATTTGGAGCTAATGTTTCATATACTGCAACAGGTAAAGACGGTGGTTTAGTTGCATTTGATGATGATGCTGAGGCTGTAAACCAAGGTTGGGCTTTAAATCTTAATACTTTAGATGTAGAAGGTGATATGATTAAATTAAATGCTTCTTATGCAATTACTTCTTCAATCTCTGCTGCAATCAATCATAATATGATGAATAATGATACAACAGACTTAGATTCTGATGAAACTTATGGTCAATTAACTTGGAAACCATCTAAAAATTTCTATGCATATGCTAGATATGGTGTAGTTAACCAAGAAAATGCTGGTGCTGCTGATACTGAAGCTCAAAGAGGAAGATTACATTTCACTTACATGTTCTAG
- the nadC gene encoding carboxylating nicotinate-nucleotide diphosphorylase, translated as MINIKKFVKNAIIEDNGRGDLFFDVAPKGRFTAKAISKSDGILAGVQYAKVLARTEKFDCKFLKHDGDEIKKGDVIAELEGKASILLSSERTFLNMLQHASGIATSANKYAKLIENTGVVLLDTRKTRPQLRDFEKYASRIGGAINHRLGLDDCLMLKDTHLRTIKDLGEFIKKARKRISWVTKIEIECETFDQVKEAMKAGGDIIMCDNMQPEQILEVVKYRDENFPHVLLEASGNIDTTTIQSYAATGVDAISSGSIIHQATWLDFSMKFD; from the coding sequence ATGATTAATATTAAGAAGTTCGTGAAAAATGCTATTATAGAAGATAATGGTAGGGGAGATTTATTCTTTGATGTTGCACCAAAAGGTAGATTTACAGCAAAAGCTATTTCTAAAAGTGATGGTATCTTAGCAGGTGTACAGTATGCTAAAGTATTAGCTAGAACTGAAAAATTTGACTGTAAATTTTTAAAACATGATGGTGATGAGATTAAAAAGGGTGATGTTATTGCAGAACTTGAAGGAAAAGCATCTATTCTATTATCTTCTGAGCGAACTTTTTTAAATATGCTTCAACATGCAAGTGGTATTGCTACTAGTGCAAATAAGTACGCAAAGCTTATTGAAAATACAGGTGTTGTATTACTTGATACTAGAAAAACAAGACCACAACTTAGAGACTTTGAAAAGTATGCATCAAGAATAGGTGGTGCTATAAATCACAGACTTGGACTTGATGATTGTTTAATGCTTAAAGATACTCACTTAAGAACTATTAAGGATTTAGGAGAGTTTATTAAAAAAGCAAGAAAAAGAATCTCTTGGGTAACTAAAATTGAGATTGAGTGTGAAACATTTGATCAAGTAAAAGAGGCGATGAAAGCTGGTGGAGATATTATTATGTGTGATAATATGCAACCTGAACAAATATTAGAAGTTGTTAAATACAGAGATGAAAATTTTCCTCATGTTTTACTAGAAGCTAGTGGAAATATCGATACAACAACTATTCAATCATACGCTGCAACGGGAGTTGATGCTATTAGTAGTGGAAGTATAATCCATCAAGCTACTTGGTTAGATTTTTCAATGAAGTTTGATTAA